CAAATCAAGCGAATAGACCTTTAAATCTTGGCTGTTCGACCATGCTGCCAAAGAGCTTACACTAACAAGCAGCGGTGGAGCAGCAACAGTAGCTAATCGAACAAACTGCCTGCGGGTTAAACCTGCATTAGATTTGTTAAAACTAGGTTTAAGACCGCTAGTATCACTATTTTCGGATTTCACTGGCGGGATTTTATTTTTCCGCTTGTCGAAAACCTTGATCACAGCCCAAAGAGGAATGCCCAGTACACTCATGACCAGCATCAAGACAAAGATTGCACAAATCCAAAAATAAAAAATTGTATGCCATAGCCACGGGATAGATTTAAAAGAGAAATCAGTCCCTGGAATAACCATAATAATGAGCGGAACAGCAATTAATGTTGCCCAGACAAATAAAAGTATTCTGGCTAATTGCCGAATATTAGGATAGTTTTTCAAATCTTGGCGCAGCCATCGTTCACTTAGGAAGAACCATAAAAGATTGGCTAGTATAATTGCCCCCATAATTACGAAAAAATAGGAACGCATACAAGACCTCCAATATCAATAAATAGAAGTCATGCTTGGTTAGTCCTATGTTAAATGTTATCATAAAATACTGGTTTTACCAAGTTATCATTTTAACTTTTGTGACATACCCTGCCACTTAAAAGAGTTGCACAAAAAACGATATGCTCCCACCAGTGCAGCAAGAATTCTCCACGCGAGCTAATTTTCTTCAAAGGTGTTTATCAAAAACCTATGCTTTTTTAGCCTTATACCTTTCCAAGAGCTTGCCACCAATTTCCGGATGCAATTTAGCAGCATGTATCAGATAGGAAAAACTGGAACCGCCATAAGGCGGATTGTCTCCCAATAGAGCCAGCTCCAAAGCCAAACGCGCCACATTGGTTATGCAGTCATCATGATGGTTATCCTGGCAATTTTGACACTGATGTAAAATTTCAGCCAATGCTTCCACCAGGTCCTCTTGATAATAAATTTTCATATCTCCTTGGGGGACAAGATTTTTGCCCTGGGGAATTGAAAGTGCCTTTTTTTGCATGGCATACTCCAAAGCAATTTTGGAAAATCCGACCAGGCACTTGCTTTTTGCGCAGACCTGACATTCATCGATGGTTTTACAGCATTTATCAACGAGCTTTTTAGCAGGAACAAGGTTTATAGCGTTAATGGCCATATAAAATCTCCTTTCGACTGATAAGCAATTTTGCAAACAATCCGCTGACAACTACGCCAGACCAGCAAACTTTAAAAATTCATCCTGATCCGGCGGTTTCAACTGCAGACTATCCTGCGGAAGCTCAAACTTATCCTTTCCAACACGATTGATGGTCCGGCATAACCGTTCATGGGGCAGGGCTTCCGTCCGGTACCGATCCAGAATATACCCTATAGCCTTGGCTATTTCGTTTTCGTCGATGTTCTCAATTAAATGCTGTCCATGCTCCGGTGACCGGCTGCCTCCCCGGCCTCCCAGATAGAGGGAAAAACTGTTGAGTCCAACAGCAACTATCCCTAAATCAGCGCAAAAGGGGTCGGTACATCCCCGATGGCAGCCGGCAACAGCAATTTTGAAATCCTTTGGCACAGGCTGCCCCATAAATTCTTCCTGCAATTTTATCCCGAGGCTCAACACGTTGGTGACGGTTCGGGAACATAAATCCGGGCTGCCACAGCATACCTTGATATTCCTGACAACATTGCCGTAAGCTGATATTTTAAGGCCGATCTCTATGATCCTATCCTTAAATTGTTCCACCTTGTCTTCGGCAACAAGAACAACCAGGGTTTGCCTGGTGGTCATTTTGCATGCAGGACAATCTAATTCCTGAAGCAAAAACCCCAGTTTTTTTAACTGCTCAGCAGAAATAATTCCGCCGGGAGCCGCCACCACTGCTCCAATCAACCCGTTTCGCTGATAAAATACTGCTTCGCTCATAACAGGTCCTCCTTTTTGATGATTTTAAATGCTTTATGTTGATATTTGAGCACATCCTCATAAGCATAATTATACCAAGTTCACTCTGACATCTGCTGTCGGGAATATATTTTCGGTTGAAAATTATTATAACAATGCCTATGCAGTAACGGGTGCTACTGGTCAATCGACCACGATATACATATTTCAGCATTTTTTTTCATTTTCCTTTTTTAAGCTCCAGCAGTTTTGCCGGGATTGACAGCACAGGCAAACACTGGTAGCTAGCATTACCTCGCAGTAACGCACTTCGTCAATAGCCCAGCCGGTTAGTTTCAATTTTTGAAACGTCACGGTAAAAATGGGATATGACTGGGACAACCCGCCCCCTCTGCGCATTATTGGCACATGCAAATTATATTTTGATAATCGCAACACACTTGTGTATAATATATATAGCACGATTGTGAGGTGTTTAAAATGAAGCTAGTTTCAGTCCGTGACCTGAGGCAACGCTCGTCTGAAATCTGGGGCCTTTTGCGGGAAGAAGGAGATCTGGTTGTCACTTCCAATGGCAACCCGATTGCATTACTCTCGGATATCAGCGAAAGCAACCTGGAGGAGTACCTGCGCCACGTCCGCCGGATTCGCGCAACACTGGCGGCCAACTCCATTCAGGAACGCTCCCGTAAACTGGGATTAGACCAGATGCCTGCTGAAGAGATCGATGCCGAAATAAAAGAGGCCAGGCGAAACCGCCCGCGATGAACATTGTGCTTGATACGAACGTATTGGTTTCCGGATTGCTCAAGGCACACAGCGACGCAGGATCAATTATAAGGCTGGCAATATCCGGTTCCCTGGCCATTGTTTATGACTCCCGGATCCTGGCGGAATATCGCGACGTGCTTTATCGTCCTAAATTCAGGTTTGAGCAGTTTGAAATCGAGGCGATTTTAGCTCAGTTCGAAGCCGAAGGAATCCTGGTCATGCCCAAGCCCCTGCAGTCGAAATTGCCAGACAGGGATGACGAGCCGTTTTTGGAAGCGGCCCTTGCCGTTAGCGATGCGATCCTTGTAACGGGCAACAAAAAAGATTTTCCGCTCCCTTCCGGTAGCGGGCTCCTTATTTTCAGCCCGGGAGAGTTTATTGCTCATTGGCGAACGAAGATCAGTGGCTAGGCAGCATATCTCTCTTAGAGTTATTAAACGATTTTTGAAACGTCCCATTAAAAGGGTGGTTGTAACCGAAAACACATTT
This genomic interval from Syntrophomonadaceae bacterium contains the following:
- a CDS encoding nitrite reductase yields the protein MSEAVFYQRNGLIGAVVAAPGGIISAEQLKKLGFLLQELDCPACKMTTRQTLVVLVAEDKVEQFKDRIIEIGLKISAYGNVVRNIKVCCGSPDLCSRTVTNVLSLGIKLQEEFMGQPVPKDFKIAVAGCHRGCTDPFCADLGIVAVGLNSFSLYLGGRGGSRSPEHGQHLIENIDENEIAKAIGYILDRYRTEALPHERLCRTINRVGKDKFELPQDSLQLKPPDQDEFLKFAGLA
- a CDS encoding type II toxin-antitoxin system Phd/YefM family antitoxin produces the protein MKLVSVRDLRQRSSEIWGLLREEGDLVVTSNGNPIALLSDISESNLEEYLRHVRRIRATLAANSIQERSRKLGLDQMPAEEIDAEIKEARRNRPR
- a CDS encoding putative toxin-antitoxin system toxin component, PIN family; this encodes MNIVLDTNVLVSGLLKAHSDAGSIIRLAISGSLAIVYDSRILAEYRDVLYRPKFRFEQFEIEAILAQFEAEGILVMPKPLQSKLPDRDDEPFLEAALAVSDAILVTGNKKDFPLPSGSGLLIFSPGEFIAHWRTKISG